In one Magallana gigas chromosome 7, xbMagGiga1.1, whole genome shotgun sequence genomic region, the following are encoded:
- the LOC105335688 gene encoding uncharacterized protein yields the protein MVLHVPDIDNPGERDAVETLLAMRNSSRINHRDNASNSSEEDRLYSPYLRASPVRGPRFYRGDEASSSYPDYPKMRRPSKLARLLLDDPDDFDREMLRRNQVSVIVPNYHLAKTGATCNPFRSPEMFIDSSNIPYGPPPPRNRKPIPYKRKFLASFDEEEDEEEDEDYDEEDESFEPFQKKIRVEKDSVIPRDEIEGTLPVSLNHTENLESQAIPVEEEESEVRPPKRTKDDVTAEPAPKKTKSLREMLTLDETPQQTTESKDSNPNTPHQENVPSTSLPSSSSPVLPIIQFIIVNHCSMHHQYCDGKSQMLDKYCPIAPAPKSKIESSGVAKDLKVGSRRRSHICHYKDCQKTYYKSSHLKAHLRTHTGEKPYICKWENCEKKFARSDELTRHRYTHTGEKKFVCNHCQRRFMRSDHLAKHMKRHNSTINR from the exons ATGGTTTTACACGTTCCCGACATCGACAACCCAGGGGAGAGGGATGCCGTGGAAACCCTCTTGGCCATGCGGAACTCTTCGCGAATCAATCACAGAGACAATGCATCAAACTCGTCCGAGGAGGACCGTCTGTACTCCCCCTACCTCCGGGCGTCCCCGGTTCGGGGCCCACGATTTTACAGGGGCGACGAAGCCTCGTCTTCGTATCCGGACTATCCCAAAATGAGGAGGCCCTCCAAACTCGCCAGG CTCTTACTTGACGACCCTGACGACTTTGACCGGGAGATGCTGAGACGCAACCAAGTATCCGTCATCGTCCCCAACTACCATCTCGCCAAAACCGGGGCCACGTGTAACCCCTTTAGATCCCCGGAGATGTTCATTGATTCTTCCAACATTCCGTACGGCCCACCACCTCCGCGTAATAGGAAACCGATTCCATACAAGCGAAAGTTTTTGGCGTCATTTGACGAGGAAGAAGATGAAGAAGAGGATGAGGATTATGATGAAGAGGACGAAAGCTTTGAACCGTTTCAAAAGAAGATTAGGGTAGAAAAAGATTCAGTAATTCCTAGGGATGAAATTGAGGGGACGTTGCCGGTTTCTTTGAATCATACCGAAAACCTAGAAAGCCAAGCAATACCCGTTGAAGAAGAGGAAAGCGAAGTTCGACCACCAAAAAGAACGAAGGACGACGTCACAGCTGAACCTGCACCCAAGAAGACGAAGTCTCTGAGGGAAATGCTCACATTGGACGAAACACCTCAGCAGACGACAGAGTCCAAAGATTCTAATCCAAACACACCGCACCAAGAGAATGTGCCTTCTACGTCACTTCCGTCTAGCAGTTCTCCTGTTCTTCCCATCATACAATTCATAATTGTGAACCATTGTTCAATGCATCATCAATATTGTGACGGCAAAAGCCAGATGCTTGATAAATATTGTCCCATTGCACCCGCACCTAAAAGTAAAATTGAAAGTTCTGGAGTCGCAAAAGATCTGAAAGTTGGAAGCAGACGACGAAGTCATATATGTCATTACAAGGACTGTCAGAAAACTTACTACAAGAGTTCGCACCTGAAGGCGCACCTTCGAACACATACAG GGGAAAAACCTTACATCTGTAAGTGGGAAAACTGTGAAAAGAAATTCGCGCGCTCTGATGAACTGACACGTCATAGGTATACTCACACAGGGGAGAAGAAGTTTGTGTGCAACCACTGTCAGAGGCGCTTCATGAGGAGCGACCACCTAGCCAAGCACATGAAAAGACATAATTCCACTATCAACAGATAG
- the LOC105335687 gene encoding malignant fibrous histiocytoma-amplified sequence 1 homolog, producing MALSHYMFTPRSTADIRTFRLRIDTDDPLFRGKKKLKMTGRELGDIPKVIFQIHELEILDLSPERESCLNYKLLAVPRAISKLTNLNVLILDTNELTELPEEICQLVNLESMALSNNLLESLPAGFDNLQKLRSLHMANNQFQDFPRDLCQLENLEFLDMSDNGLSMIPESISNLKNLHTLLLFLNKLSALPDSITELKELHCLWIGNNNISRLPQNFGQLTNLDWDERYTSSVLDGNPLTYPPLEICRQGVQAIDRFMRSSDLNGHKLVNNTTWAKT from the coding sequence ATGGCGCTCTCTCATTACATGTTTACCCCACGCTCTACTGCCGACATCAGGACTTTCAGACTTCGGATTGATACTGATGACCCACTGTTTAGAGGGAAAAAGAAGCTGAAAATGACCGGTCGGGAATTGGGGGACATTCCTAAAGTCATTTTCCAAATTCATGAACTAGAGATTCTAGATCTGAGTCCAGAGAGAGAATCGTGTCTCAATTACAAACTGTTGGCTGTTCCCCGAGCCATCAGTAAGCTGACAAATTTGAACGTTCTTATTTTGGATACTAATGAGCTTACAGAACTTCCGGAAGAAATTTGTCAGCTGGTGAATCTAGAAAGCATGGCGCTCAGTAACAATTTGTTAGAATCCCTGCCCGCGGGTTTTGATAACTTACAGAAACTAAGGAGTCTACATATGGCCAATAACCAGTTCCAAGACTTTCCCAGGGATTTATGCCAATTGGAAAACCTGGAGTTTCTGGACATGAGTGACAATGGACTGAGCATGATTCCAGAGAGTATATCAAATCTGAAGAACCTTCATACTTTGTTACTGTTTCTCAACAAGCTGTCCGCTCTGCCGGACAGTATCACTGAGCTGAAGGAACTACATTGTCTGTGGATCGGGAACAACAACATCAGTCGTCTGCCACAGAACTTTGGTCAGCTGACCAATCTGGACTGGGACGAGAGATACACGTCATCGGTACTGGACGGAAACCCGCTCACCTACCCACCCCTAGAAATCTGCCGCCAGGGTGTTCAGGCCATCGACAGGTTCATGAGGTCCTCTGATCTGAATGGACATAAACTGGTGAACAATACGACGTGGGCAAAGACTTAA